The genome window GACCGCGAACGCCGACACGGTCGTGGATGTCCCGTCGGCGGCGCCGCCGCGCCCCCACCACCGGGTGAGCAGCGTCATGACGCTGTAGCCGGCCGCCGACACGACCCCGAGCACCACACCCCACGGGCGTACGGTCGCGCCACCACCGCCGAGCACGAGCACCCCCAGCCCGGCGAGTGCCCCGGCGACGGCGGCCATCCCGCCGCCGCCGAGCCGCTCCCCCAGGGTGAGACGCGCGCCGAGGGCGATGAGGACGGGCCCGGCGCCGAGGGTGACGACGGTCGCCACCGCGAGCCCGGTGGCGGAGACGGCCGCGAAGTAGGCGGTCTGGAAGACGGCGAGCCCCAGCCCGGTGACACAGGCCCGCAGCGCCCTGCGGCCGAGCGGCCCGGGTGCGGCGGCGCGGGCGGCACGCGGGCGCATCAGGCGGGCGGCGACCAGCAGCGCGAGCCCGGACGCGCAGCGCCAGAAGGACAGGGCGACAGGGCCCATGTCACTGGCCCGGTAGACCAGGGATGCGGCCGCGCCCGCGGTACCCCAGGCGGTACCGGCGACGATCAGGTAGACAAGGCCTCGCCCGACGGGCAGGCCGGAAGCAGCATTCGACACGAGTCGTCTCCGCAGAGGTGCAGAAGTTCGGCAGGGGACCCGTCATGGGCCGGGTCCGTGGACTTCTTCTGCGGGCAGCACACCGCTGCGCCCGGCGGTTGGCCGGGCGCGATATCCGGAGGGCCCGCCTCAGGCGGCCGGAGGCGGAAGAACGAGTGCGCTCGAATGCATGATCCGTACCCTAGGCTGCGGCTTCGCGGGCCGACAACTCGCTTTCCTCACCGGCGCTCGCGACCGGCTCCGCGGAGCCCTGCGCGGGCGCCGAGGACTGGGCGATGAACGCGCCCACCAGAACCAGCGCACCGCCGACGATCTGCGGCGCAGAGAGGTGCTCGCCGAGCAGCACCCAGGCCAGCACGGTGGCGATGACCGCTTCGAGGCAGGCCACCACGCCCGCGACCTGGGGCGAGAGCCGGCGCACGGACAGCACGCCGGTGACATAGGCGAGGACCGTGGCGATCAGCACGATCCAGGCCAGGAGGAGGACGGCCGGGACACGCGTGCCGTTCATGTCCGCGGTGCCGGTGAGCACCTGCCAGTCCATGGTCCAGGGACGGGCCACGACGGTGAGCACGGCGGCCCCGACGAGCAGTCCGTACGCGATGACGCCGAACGGGTCGGGGGCCTGGTCGCCCGCCTCGGTGCCCTGGTCGGACAGGACGAAGTAGCCGACCTGGCAGCAGGCGGCGCCGAGCGCGAGCGTTATCCCGAGCGGGTCGAAGCCCAGCCCCGACCACACCTCGACGACGCAGGCGAGCCCGCCGACCGCGAGGACCACACCGACCGCCGCGGCACGCGTCACCGACCGCCGCTGCACGAAGCGCACCCAACCGAGGACGAGCGCGGGCGCCAGGTACTCGATGAGCAGGGCGACACCGACGGGTATCCGGGACAGCGCGGCAAAGTAGCAGGCCTGGACACCGGCGACGGCGAGCAGTCCGAACCCGGCGAGCAGGGCGGGGCGGCGGCGCAGCAGGGCACGGTGGCGTACGGCGAGCGGCAGCATCACGAGCGCCGCGCCCGTGACCCGCAGCCACACCACGTGGAGAGGGTCGAGCCCCGCCTGGATCAGCGGCTTGGCCGCGACACCCGATCCACCGAAGGCGACCGCCGACGCGAGCGCGAGCCCCAGCCCGACGCCTCTGCCACGGTTGCTCTGACTGCCCTGAGACGTATGCACCGGCACATGATGGCAGGAGACGACATGAGCGTCACCATCGATAGCTCCTGTCTCAGCGACTGGACGGAACCGCTCCCGCCGCCTCGATCCGGTCCGCCAGCACCCTCACGTCGACGCCCGCGCGGCCGAGAACCTCGACGGCGCGTGACTCGGGGTCCGCGACCATCGCCGCGAGCAGGTCGAGCCCGCGGGCGCATACGTCACCCCGCCCGGCAGCGCGCCCGTACGCCGCCCGGAGGGCGGTGGCCGCGGCGGGCGACCAGCCGTCCGGCTCCTCCAACACCGGCACCGCGCCCGAGTCCTCGACGGTGGTCTGCCAGCGCAGGCCGTAGCCGATGGCGCGCTGGACGAGGTAACCGAGCAGCCGGGCGACCTGCGGCCCGTCGAAGACGGCGCGCACCTCGGGGTCGGACTCCAGCAGCGTGTGCAGCAGATGGGCGGTGTCGATCCCCCGGTCCCCGTCACGCAGCGCCCTCCTGCGGGCGCCGGAAAGCACCGCTGCCAGCTCCGAGGTGACCCTGGCATCGAGGTGGGACTGGCGCGTGCCGCGTTCGGCGGCCGATCGCTGGACGTGACGGGGTGGCACGTCCACCACCCCATCAGTCCCAGCGGTCCGAGTCATCCTCGGCGGGCAGCATTTGTGCGTCCGACACAGGTTGGGCATGGCTGACCCGGCTCTCCTCCTTACGGATGACATCGCGCCCTTTCCGCTCAGGGGCCGCGCATCGCCCTGCCCGTGGCCGGTGCGGAACGGCGCCCGCTATTTCTGACTGTTCATCAGTATTGAATGTTGCAGACCCTGCCGCTACGTTCCGCGACACCACAGCTGCGCCCGGCGCAGCAGCCGACGCGAAGGGGTGGTCGCATGGCCGAAGTCAGCGCGGAAGCTCGCATCGAGGCCCCCGCCGAGAAGGTGTGGGCCGCGCTCACGGACTGGTCGGCGTACGGCGAGTGGAACGCGACCCACACCGGCTTTCCGAGGGGCGGTCCCGAAGCCCTCGCGGTGGGCGGGACCTTCGAGGAGAACATGAAGCTCATGGGCTTCCCGGCCGAGGTCACCTGGACCATCGACGAACTGCACCCGGGGCGCGTGCTGTCCATCCGCGGCAAGGGCCCGATGGCTGTGGACCTCGCCACCCGATACACGCTGACGCCCAACGGCGAGGCCACCTCGTTGCGCATCGACGGGGAGTTCACCGGCGCGGCGGTGTCCCTCATGGCAGGCAAGCTGAAGGACTCGGCGACGGCCGCGCTGAACGAGTCGCTGCGCAGGCTAGGCGCACTGGTGTCCTGACGGTAGGCACGCCGGCGTCAAGGCGCCCCGCGGACGCGGTGCCGCGGGGCGCCTCACCTCACCGCGTCGTCAGTGCTCGTCGGCGAGGATCAGGTACAGCTTCTTGCGGGCCTCGTTGATGACCGCGAGGGCCTTGTCGCGCTGGTCCTTGTCACCGGTCTTCCAGACCTGGCCGAACGCCTCCATCAGACCGACACCGGCCTGCCGGATCTCGTGCAGCGCCTCCCAGTCGACACCGCGCGAGGCCTCCTCCCAGGGGGCGTCCGGCCCCTCATCGGCCGCGGCGCGACCCGGCTCGGTGAGCGAGAAGAGCTTCTTGCCCCCCTCACTCTCACTGGTGATCAGACCCTCGTCCTCCAGCAGTTGGAGGGTCGGGTAGACCGAGCCCGGGCTGGGCTTCCACGCCCCGCCGCTGCGCTCGGCGATCTCCTGGATCATCTCGTAGCCGTGCATGGGCCGGTCCTTGAGCAGGGCCAGGATCGACGCGCGTACGTCACCGCGTCGCGCCCTGCCCCGCGGTCCGCCCCGGCCGCGCCCGCCCCACGGTCCGCCCGGGCCGAAGAAGCCCGGTCCGCCGAAGCCGGGGCCGCCGGGTCCGCCCGGCCCGAAGGGGCCGAAGGCTCCGCGCCGACCGTCGAAGCCGCCTTTCATGTGGCGCCCGGGACCGCCGTGGTGTCCCTGTCGCTCGTATCCGAAGTCCTGTCCATGGGAACGCATGGCAACCACTCCATTCCATCGTTGATCTGTCGCGATGTCTCAACGATATATCGGGACTGTTCGCATGACAAGGCCCTGCCGAAGCTCGCACAGAAACCGGGGTCCGGTGGGCGGACGGCCGACGGCGGACGCCGATACCAGTCCAGCCGCCCCGAATTGGCCTTGGCCCGCCCTGTCCATGGGCCTCTAGCGTCGGCCCATGCGGATTCGTATCGTCGACGCCTTCACCGACCGCCCCTTCGCCGGCAACCCGGCCGGTGTCCTCCTCCTCGACTCGTTCCCGGACGACGACTGGCTCCAGAACGTGGCCCGCGAGGTCAACCACGCCGAGACCGCCTTCGCGCACCGTCTGCCCGAGGGCGGCGAGGCCGACTGGGCGCTGCGCTGGTTCACCCCCACCACCGAGGTCGCCCTCTGCGGCCACGCGACCCTGGCCACCGCCCACGTCCTGCACACCACGGGCGCCCACGAGGGCCCCGTACGATTCGCCACCCGCAGCGGCGTCCTCCGCGCCGCGCCGCACGAGGACGGTTCGGTCACCCTGGACTTCCCCACCGCGCCGCTCACCCTCGTCGAGATCCCCGACGGCGTGGCCGAGGCCCTCGGCGCCCAGCCCCGCACCGCCGTCGACACCGGGCCGGGGGTCGGTGACCTGGTGCTCGAGCTCGCCGACGAGAAGACGGTCCTCGGCCTCACCCCGGATCTCCGGGCCCTCGCCCGCCACTCACAGCGCGGCGTCATCGCCACCGCTCGCGCCGAGGATCCCTCCCGCGGCTACGACTTCGTCTCGCGCTGCTTCTTCCCCAACGTCGGCATCGACGAGGACCCGGTCACCGGCAGCGCCCACACCGCCCTCGCCCCCTACTGGTCCGAGCGCCTCGGCCGCCCCGGCCTCACCGGGCTGCAGGCCTCCCCGCGCTCCGGCCGCGTCCGCACCGAACTCCGCGGCGACCGCACCCTGCTCACCGGCCACGCGGTCACCGTCATCGAGGGCGAACTGCTCGCATAACGGCACACCAGGGGCTCGCGACGCCCTCGTGCGCCCCTGTCCGGCCCGTTCACGCCGTGGGCAGCCAGCCCACCTTCCCCGCCAGCAGCGCGTACCCCACGAAAGCCCCGATGTCGAGCAGTGAGTGGGCCACCACCAGGGGGCCGACCCGCCCCCAGCGCCGGTACAGGTAGACGAAGACCACGCCCATCACCATGTTGCCGAAGAACCCGCCGATGCCCTGGTACAGGTGGTAGGAGCCGCGCAGCACCGAGCTGGCCACCAGGGCCGTGCCGGGGGTCCAGCCCAACTGGCCCAGCCGGCGCAGCAGATAGCCGACGACGATGACCTCTTCGAGGACGGCGTTCTGCACCGCCGACAGGATCAGAACGGGGAACTTCCACCACACGTTCGGCAGCGCCTCGGGCACCACCGTCAGATTGGCGCCCAGCCCTCGGGCTGCCAGGTAGAAGGCGATGCCCGTGGAGCCGATCACCGCCGCGATCGCCGCCCCGCGCCCGAGGTCCGGCCACGGCCTCCTGCGGTCGAAGCCGAGCGCGCGCAGCGACGCGCCCTCCCGCAGCAGGAAGTGCGCGACCAGCGCCACCGGGACCAGCGCGGTGGCGATCCCGAAGAGCTGCCACGCGAGATCGAGCCAGGGGCGGCCGGGCGCGGCCGAGGCGTTCATGGTGGCCGCCTGGTCCTTGAGCCCGCCGGGTTTGGTGACCGACCCGACAAAGCTGATCAGCGCGGAGACCCCGCTCGCCCCGAGCGAGAGCCCCAGCACCAGCAGCGTCTCAGCACGGAAAATCCGTCGTGTCGGTCCTTCCGCCGTAAAGGAATCGGCCACCGACCCTGCCTCCACCCGCACTCCGCCTCCAGTTGAGCGATCCCGCCTCGTCCCCATCTTCTGCCATACGGCTGTGTACGGGCGCGGGGCTCAACAGGGAGGGGCTGCTCGTCAGGGGAGACGGACCGAGGTGACCGTGCGGCCGGTCAGCCGGCCGCACGGGATCACTCACCTCACGCCCGCCGGTTCCGGTAACCCGACCGGCCAGGTGTGGACCGGCTCTCCGGCGTGCATCAGCTCGCGGTACCGCACGGTCGTCGCGGCCAGGGCGGCGTCCCGGTCGAGCCCCCGCTCCAGGGCCCGGTGGAACATGGCGGCCTGCCAGCTCGCACCGTTGACCCGCCGCCGGCACCGCTCCTCGATCACTCCCAGGTAGAAGTCCCGGTCGGCGGGTTCGACTCCCCACGCGTCCAGTCCCGCCTCGGCGAGCGGCAGCAGTTCGTCGCGCACCAGGTCCACGGCCGCCACCTCGGTGGTCCCGCCGTACCGGCCTCGCTTCGGCCACTGCAGGCGTGCTTCGATGCCATGGCGGCAGGCCGCGTCGAAGTTGGCGGCGGCGGCCTCGAACGGCAGGCGTGTCCACACCGGCCGCGTTTCCTCGGCGAGGGCGCGGACCACGCCGTAGTAGAAGGCCGCGTTGGCGATCACATCGGTGACGGTGGGTCCGGCCGGCAGCACCCGGTTCTCCACCCGCAGATGCGGGACGCCGTCCGCGATGCCGTAGACGGGTCGGTTCCAGCGATAGATGGTGCCGTTGTGCAGGACCAGTTCCGAGAGCTTCGGGACGCCTCCCTCGTCCAGGACTCGCAGCGGTTCCTCTTCGTCGCAGATCGGCAGCAGCGCCGGGAAGTAGCGCAGGTTCTCCTCGAACAGGTCCTGGGCCGAGGTGATCCAGCGCTCCCCGAACCAGGTCCGCGGCCGCACACCCTGCGCCTGGAGTTCCGGCGGCCGGGTGTCGGTGGACTGCTGGAACAACGGCGGCCGGGACTCGCGCCACAGCTCACGTCCGAACAGGAACGGAGAGTTGGCGCCGAGCGCGACCTGCACCGCCGCGACCGCCTGGGCCGCGTTCCACAGGTCCGCGAAGCGGTTCGGGGTGACCTGGAGGTGCAGCTGGACCGAGGTGCAGGCGGCCTCGGGCGTGATCGACCGCGCGCTGCACTCGAGCCGTTCGACGCCCTCGATGTCGAGCCGGAAGTCCTCGCCCCGCGCGGCCACGATCTGGTCGTTGAGCAGGGTGTAGCGGTCGACCGCGGAGAGGTTCGAGGAGACCAGGTCGTCGCGGTCGAGCGTCGGAAGGATGCCGATCATCAGGATCGAGGCATCCAACTCGTTCGCTTTCCGGTCCGCATAGGCGAGCGAGATCCGCAGCTCCTCGGCGAGCCGGTCGAAAACCCGGCCTCCCAACCTGTGTGGAGCTATGTTGACCTCGAGGTTGAACATGGCGAGTTCTGTTTGGAAATCTCGGCTCGCAATCCTTTCCAGAACCTGGGCGTTCATCATTCTCGGAGTCCCGTCCTGCCCGACGAGATTCAACTCGATCTCCAGGCCCATCAGGTTCTTGGGGCGATCGAACCGCTTCTCCTCCAGCAGTCGCGCGAGTCCCGTCAGGCACTGCCTGAGCTTGTCGCGGTAGTGCTGGCGATCGGACAGGTCGAACGGCCCTGCCACGACCTTCTCTCCCATCGAAGCGTCCCTCCTGAGATGGGCAGGCCGACGTTACGGCCGCTGCTGTCCCGGGTCACGGGGGATGATGCCCAGGCAACGCGATCGATAACGTCCCTGTTGCGACCGTCACCCGCTACGCTGGAGGCGGCGCACGGCCGGGCACATTCACGAGGCATGGAGCAGGACGCAGTTTCACGGTGCAACCGTGTCGTGAAAAACGCCGACGAGAATCAGCCGACCGCTACGGACAAGTATTCCGAGGTCGCCGCGCTGACGCCTGCGCAGGATCGGGACGAACCCCGCTTATCGCCGACCGGATATCACCTTGCCGACATAAGCGCGTCGTTCCGATGAAACAGCGCATGAACACGTGTCGTATAAACTTTGCGCACGGGGCAGAGAGTTGGCGCTCACGGTTCGGGCCCTGTCGTCAAAGCGCCGCCATTCGTCCGGGCTCGGTTACCCCCTTCCCTCCCTCTGACCCCGAGAGCAGACAGCGCCGTCCGCCCGCCCACCACGCCCTCGCGCCACCTTTGCCTGTCGAATGAGAGGCGACCCACCATGCAGCTGCATGTCCCTCAGGCTCCCGCGCCCGCTCTCCGCTCCGTCCTCACGGCACTCGGTTCCCCCACCGCGGTCCGGGAGGCTCCCACTCCCTCCCTGCGCACGGCCCAGGGACCCGCGACCC of Streptomyces cynarae contains these proteins:
- a CDS encoding PhzF family phenazine biosynthesis protein, which codes for MRIRIVDAFTDRPFAGNPAGVLLLDSFPDDDWLQNVAREVNHAETAFAHRLPEGGEADWALRWFTPTTEVALCGHATLATAHVLHTTGAHEGPVRFATRSGVLRAAPHEDGSVTLDFPTAPLTLVEIPDGVAEALGAQPRTAVDTGPGVGDLVLELADEKTVLGLTPDLRALARHSQRGVIATARAEDPSRGYDFVSRCFFPNVGIDEDPVTGSAHTALAPYWSERLGRPGLTGLQASPRSGRVRTELRGDRTLLTGHAVTVIEGELLA
- a CDS encoding Clp protease N-terminal domain-containing protein: MVDVPPRHVQRSAAERGTRQSHLDARVTSELAAVLSGARRRALRDGDRGIDTAHLLHTLLESDPEVRAVFDGPQVARLLGYLVQRAIGYGLRWQTTVEDSGAVPVLEEPDGWSPAAATALRAAYGRAAGRGDVCARGLDLLAAMVADPESRAVEVLGRAGVDVRVLADRIEAAGAVPSSR
- a CDS encoding EamA family transporter, which encodes MPVHTSQGSQSNRGRGVGLGLALASAVAFGGSGVAAKPLIQAGLDPLHVVWLRVTGAALVMLPLAVRHRALLRRRPALLAGFGLLAVAGVQACYFAALSRIPVGVALLIEYLAPALVLGWVRFVQRRSVTRAAAVGVVLAVGGLACVVEVWSGLGFDPLGITLALGAACCQVGYFVLSDQGTEAGDQAPDPFGVIAYGLLVGAAVLTVVARPWTMDWQVLTGTADMNGTRVPAVLLLAWIVLIATVLAYVTGVLSVRRLSPQVAGVVACLEAVIATVLAWVLLGEHLSAPQIVGGALVLVGAFIAQSSAPAQGSAEPVASAGEESELSAREAAA
- a CDS encoding glutamate-cysteine ligase family protein, with protein sequence MGEKVVAGPFDLSDRQHYRDKLRQCLTGLARLLEEKRFDRPKNLMGLEIELNLVGQDGTPRMMNAQVLERIASRDFQTELAMFNLEVNIAPHRLGGRVFDRLAEELRISLAYADRKANELDASILMIGILPTLDRDDLVSSNLSAVDRYTLLNDQIVAARGEDFRLDIEGVERLECSARSITPEAACTSVQLHLQVTPNRFADLWNAAQAVAAVQVALGANSPFLFGRELWRESRPPLFQQSTDTRPPELQAQGVRPRTWFGERWITSAQDLFEENLRYFPALLPICDEEEPLRVLDEGGVPKLSELVLHNGTIYRWNRPVYGIADGVPHLRVENRVLPAGPTVTDVIANAAFYYGVVRALAEETRPVWTRLPFEAAAANFDAACRHGIEARLQWPKRGRYGGTTEVAAVDLVRDELLPLAEAGLDAWGVEPADRDFYLGVIEERCRRRVNGASWQAAMFHRALERGLDRDAALAATTVRYRELMHAGEPVHTWPVGLPEPAGVR
- a CDS encoding CPBP family intramembrane glutamic endopeptidase yields the protein MRVEAGSVADSFTAEGPTRRIFRAETLLVLGLSLGASGVSALISFVGSVTKPGGLKDQAATMNASAAPGRPWLDLAWQLFGIATALVPVALVAHFLLREGASLRALGFDRRRPWPDLGRGAAIAAVIGSTGIAFYLAARGLGANLTVVPEALPNVWWKFPVLILSAVQNAVLEEVIVVGYLLRRLGQLGWTPGTALVASSVLRGSYHLYQGIGGFFGNMVMGVVFVYLYRRWGRVGPLVVAHSLLDIGAFVGYALLAGKVGWLPTA
- a CDS encoding PadR family transcriptional regulator, which encodes MRSHGQDFGYERQGHHGGPGRHMKGGFDGRRGAFGPFGPGGPGGPGFGGPGFFGPGGPWGGRGRGGPRGRARRGDVRASILALLKDRPMHGYEMIQEIAERSGGAWKPSPGSVYPTLQLLEDEGLITSESEGGKKLFSLTEPGRAAADEGPDAPWEEASRGVDWEALHEIRQAGVGLMEAFGQVWKTGDKDQRDKALAVINEARKKLYLILADEH
- a CDS encoding DMT family transporter, with the protein product MSNAASGLPVGRGLVYLIVAGTAWGTAGAAASLVYRASDMGPVALSFWRCASGLALLVAARLMRPRAARAAAPGPLGRRALRACVTGLGLAVFQTAYFAAVSATGLAVATVVTLGAGPVLIALGARLTLGERLGGGGMAAVAGALAGLGVLVLGGGGATVRPWGVVLGVVSAAGYSVMTLLTRWWGRGGAADGTSTTVSAFAVTSLCLLPFALDEGLLPHAARPAVLVGLLAYIAAVPTALAYALYFAGAAVVRSATVSVIMLLEPVGAAVLAIALLGERLTAATLAGTALMLGSVAGLALAEARQARAAEEGAVPV
- a CDS encoding type II toxin-antitoxin system Rv0910 family toxin; translated protein: MAEVSAEARIEAPAEKVWAALTDWSAYGEWNATHTGFPRGGPEALAVGGTFEENMKLMGFPAEVTWTIDELHPGRVLSIRGKGPMAVDLATRYTLTPNGEATSLRIDGEFTGAAVSLMAGKLKDSATAALNESLRRLGALVS